One genomic region from Jiangella sp. DSM 45060 encodes:
- a CDS encoding ATP-binding cassette domain-containing protein, producing MIQTTGLTRHFTVKKDVVEAVRGLDLHVAEGELVALLGPNGAGKSTTLRMLTTLIPPTSGTATVAGYDVVERQREVRRVIGYIGQGNGAAHAQRGRDELVSQGRAYGMSVHDAKARADELVASLDLAAVADRPVSSLSGGQKRRLDIAMGLIHAPRLLFLDEPSTGLDPQNRANLQEHILKLRAEHGTTIVLTTHYLDEADAMAERVIVIDHGTVIADDTPARLKAEHAGDLITLGFGSGGDAGRAAARLSSLSGATVSAGGATVEVRVAGGPRLVPGILRDLDAAGIAVESTAVNRPTLDDVFLNLTGRSLREGVVTTSTEEVAA from the coding sequence ATGATCCAGACCACGGGCCTGACCAGGCACTTCACGGTCAAGAAGGACGTCGTCGAGGCCGTGCGCGGGCTCGACCTGCACGTCGCGGAGGGCGAGCTGGTCGCCCTGCTCGGACCGAACGGCGCCGGCAAGTCGACGACGCTGCGCATGCTCACGACGCTGATCCCGCCGACCTCCGGCACCGCGACGGTGGCCGGCTACGACGTCGTCGAGCGGCAGCGCGAGGTGCGCCGGGTCATCGGCTACATCGGCCAGGGCAACGGCGCCGCGCACGCCCAGCGCGGCCGCGACGAGCTGGTCAGCCAGGGCCGGGCGTACGGCATGAGCGTGCACGACGCGAAGGCGCGGGCGGACGAGCTGGTCGCGTCGCTGGACCTCGCCGCCGTCGCGGACCGGCCGGTGTCGTCGCTGTCCGGCGGGCAGAAGCGCCGGCTCGACATCGCGATGGGCCTCATCCACGCGCCCCGGCTGCTGTTCCTGGACGAGCCGTCCACCGGACTGGACCCGCAGAACCGGGCCAACCTGCAGGAGCACATCCTGAAACTGCGCGCCGAGCACGGCACGACGATCGTGCTGACGACGCACTACCTCGACGAGGCCGACGCGATGGCCGAGCGGGTCATCGTCATCGACCACGGCACCGTCATCGCCGACGACACCCCGGCCCGGCTCAAGGCCGAGCACGCGGGCGACCTCATCACGCTCGGCTTCGGCTCCGGCGGCGACGCGGGACGAGCGGCCGCGCGGCTGTCGTCGCTGTCCGGCGCGACCGTCTCGGCCGGTGGCGCGACGGTCGAGGTGCGGGTCGCCGGCGGGCCGCGGCTGGTCCCGGGGATCCTCCGCGACCTCGACGCCGCCGGCATCGCCGTCGAGTCCACCGCCGTCAACCGGCCCACCCTCGACGACGTCTTCCTCAACCTCACCGGGCGCAGCCTGCGCGAGGGCGTCGTCACCACGTCGACCGAGGAGGTCGCGGCATGA
- a CDS encoding ABC transporter permease: MSGTTMITDTVTVFSRELRPVLRDPFSVVFSMIQPLVFLGLFAPLLPEVEGGSALQWFVPGIVVMSCLFSTSFTGSNLLFEIQTGAHERMLVTPLRRPALIVGRALKEIVPMIVQTLIIVLVCVPFGFDLHVLGVLTGVAILAVMAVGLGALSYTLALASKNTEWLFWTVQQTVLFPLLLLAGILLPVDDGPGWLRALSSANPLTYVVDAERALFNGEFPASTVLAAVVASVVVAALGLAVGTRAMRRSS, translated from the coding sequence ATGAGCGGCACCACCATGATCACCGACACCGTCACCGTCTTCAGCCGCGAGCTGCGGCCGGTCCTGCGCGACCCGTTCTCCGTCGTGTTCAGCATGATCCAGCCGCTGGTGTTCCTCGGGCTGTTCGCGCCGCTGCTGCCCGAGGTCGAGGGCGGCTCCGCGCTGCAGTGGTTCGTGCCCGGCATCGTGGTGATGTCGTGCCTGTTCAGCACGTCGTTCACCGGGTCGAACCTGCTGTTCGAGATCCAGACCGGCGCGCACGAGCGCATGCTGGTGACGCCGCTGCGGCGGCCGGCGCTGATCGTCGGGCGGGCGTTGAAGGAGATCGTCCCGATGATCGTGCAGACGCTGATCATCGTGCTGGTCTGCGTGCCGTTCGGCTTCGACCTGCACGTCCTGGGCGTCCTGACCGGCGTGGCCATCCTCGCCGTCATGGCGGTCGGGCTGGGTGCGCTGTCGTACACCCTGGCGCTGGCGTCGAAGAACACCGAGTGGCTGTTCTGGACCGTGCAGCAGACGGTGCTGTTCCCGCTGTTGCTGCTGGCCGGCATCCTGCTCCCGGTCGACGACGGACCCGGCTGGCTGCGGGCGCTGTCCAGCGCGAACCCGCTGACCTACGTCGTCGACGCGGAACGGGCCCTGTTCAACGGCGAGTTCCCGGCGTCGACCGTCCTCGCGGCCGTCGTCGCCTCGGTCGTGGTCGCGGCCCTCGGCCTGGCGGTGGGCACCCGGGCGATGCGCCGCTCGTCCTGA
- a CDS encoding FAD-binding oxidoreductase encodes MNTTPRPAVADLARRIDGPVLLPGQDRYDDERSGFNLTVDHRPDVVVGATSADDVAAAVRFAAERGLPVVAQATGHGAVVPLDGGLLISTRRLDGVHVDRDARVARIDAGVRWHQVIEPAADAGLAPLNGSSPLVGAVSYTLGGGLPVLGRTFGWAADRIRRLEVVTADGALVAVGPDENADLFWALRGGKGGFGVVTALEIELVALPRLYGGALVFGADRAADVVHAWRDWVTRLPDELNSSVGLVRLPDMPGVPEPLRGRLTVHVRVAYAGPADEGEELVRPLRGAGPRILDTVAALPPAGIAAVYNDPTEPIGYDERSLMLGSFDAAAADALLAAAGPDASADGLIMVDVRQLGGALARPPRHPRALDHDDAAFSVAAVGVGPAAGAAVLAALAPRGTGLRFLNFTGGPAAAGLAPEAFRAPTLDRLAAIKRDRDPGGVFPAPHLTGS; translated from the coding sequence ATGAACACGACACCGCGGCCGGCGGTCGCCGACCTCGCCCGCCGCATCGACGGGCCCGTGCTGCTGCCGGGCCAGGACCGGTACGACGACGAGCGGTCCGGCTTCAACCTCACGGTCGACCACCGTCCCGACGTGGTGGTGGGCGCGACCTCGGCGGACGACGTCGCCGCGGCGGTGCGCTTCGCCGCCGAGCGCGGCCTTCCGGTGGTCGCGCAGGCCACCGGTCACGGCGCCGTCGTCCCGCTGGACGGCGGGCTGCTGATCTCCACCCGGCGGCTGGACGGCGTGCACGTCGACCGGGACGCCCGCGTGGCGCGGATCGACGCCGGCGTGCGGTGGCACCAGGTCATCGAGCCGGCCGCGGACGCCGGGCTGGCGCCGTTGAACGGGTCGTCGCCGCTGGTCGGTGCCGTCTCCTACACGCTCGGCGGCGGGCTGCCGGTGCTCGGCCGGACGTTCGGCTGGGCCGCGGACCGGATCCGGCGGCTGGAGGTGGTCACCGCGGACGGCGCGCTGGTCGCCGTCGGTCCGGACGAGAACGCCGATCTGTTCTGGGCGTTGCGCGGTGGCAAGGGCGGCTTCGGCGTCGTGACGGCGCTGGAGATCGAGCTGGTGGCGCTGCCGCGGCTGTATGGCGGCGCGCTGGTCTTCGGCGCCGATCGGGCCGCCGACGTGGTGCACGCGTGGCGCGACTGGGTCACGCGGCTGCCTGACGAGCTGAACTCGTCGGTCGGGCTGGTGCGGCTGCCCGACATGCCCGGCGTGCCCGAGCCGTTGCGCGGCCGGCTCACGGTGCACGTGCGCGTCGCCTACGCCGGCCCCGCCGACGAGGGCGAGGAGCTGGTGCGGCCGCTGCGCGGCGCCGGACCCCGGATCCTCGACACCGTCGCGGCGCTGCCGCCGGCCGGCATCGCCGCCGTCTACAACGACCCGACCGAGCCGATCGGCTACGACGAGCGCTCGCTCATGCTCGGCTCGTTCGACGCGGCCGCGGCCGACGCCCTGCTGGCGGCGGCCGGGCCGGACGCGTCCGCCGACGGCCTGATCATGGTCGACGTCCGGCAACTGGGCGGTGCACTGGCTCGTCCGCCGCGGCACCCGCGCGCCCTCGACCACGACGACGCCGCGTTCAGCGTGGCCGCCGTCGGCGTGGGTCCGGCCGCCGGTGCCGCCGTGCTGGCCGCGTTGGCGCCCCGGGGCACCGGCCTGCGGTTCCTCAACTTCACCGGCGGCCCGGCCGCGGCCGGGCTGGCGCCCGAGGCGTTCCGGGCGCCGACCTTGGACCGGCTGGCCGCGATCAAGCGGGACCGCGACCCCGGCGGGGTGTTCCCCGCCCCGCACCTGACCGGGAGTTGA
- a CDS encoding LysR substrate-binding domain-containing protein: protein MELRQLAYFVAIADEGGFARAAEALHIGQPAVSQQLRRLERELGVVLFERTTRRVRLTAEGARLLPEARAVLAAAERTRRLAAELAGAGSLRLGTSPAPGRRLPGLLAAIAARAPDLRVQLSTVKLADRLASVRSGVLDAALVRDVAHAPDLELLALWTDPVVVALPDGHPLAANETVRLDDLGDLPVRLADPRANPPFHRLVTGAFEAAGIDPPAGPPFTSLRETIADLAHAAPSWTLFYEVGPAPPMPGVAYRRLAAPVSTTYLAVPAGPPSPAIRQLLAATRDLERESAVGLTAWVS, encoded by the coding sequence GTGGAGCTGCGGCAGCTCGCGTACTTCGTCGCCATCGCCGACGAAGGCGGGTTCGCGCGCGCCGCCGAGGCCCTGCACATCGGCCAGCCCGCCGTCAGCCAGCAGCTGCGCCGCCTGGAGCGAGAGCTCGGCGTCGTGCTGTTCGAGCGGACCACCCGGCGGGTCCGGCTGACCGCCGAGGGCGCCCGCCTGCTGCCGGAGGCGCGGGCCGTGCTCGCCGCGGCGGAGCGCACCCGGCGACTGGCCGCCGAGCTCGCCGGCGCCGGCTCGCTGCGGCTCGGCACCAGCCCCGCGCCCGGCCGCCGGCTGCCCGGCCTGCTCGCCGCGATCGCCGCCCGCGCGCCGGACCTGCGCGTCCAGCTGAGCACGGTGAAGCTGGCCGACCGGCTGGCGTCCGTGCGCTCCGGCGTGCTCGACGCCGCCTTGGTCCGCGATGTCGCCCACGCACCGGATCTGGAGCTGCTCGCGCTCTGGACCGACCCCGTCGTGGTCGCCCTGCCCGACGGGCACCCACTCGCCGCGAACGAGACGGTGCGGCTCGACGACCTCGGCGACCTGCCGGTCCGGCTGGCCGATCCGCGCGCCAACCCGCCGTTTCACCGGCTGGTGACCGGGGCGTTCGAGGCGGCCGGCATCGACCCGCCGGCCGGTCCGCCGTTCACGTCCCTGCGCGAGACCATCGCCGACCTCGCCCACGCCGCACCGTCGTGGACGCTGTTCTACGAGGTCGGCCCGGCACCGCCGATGCCGGGCGTCGCCTATCGCCGGCTCGCCGCACCGGTCTCGACGACCTACCTCGCCGTGCCGGCCGGCCCGCCGTCGCCGGCGATCCGGCAGCTGCTGGCCGCCACCCGCGACCTCGAGCGCGAGAGTGCGGTAGGACTGACGGCATGGGTGAGCTGA
- a CDS encoding GNAT family N-acetyltransferase, producing MGELSVELLGPAAAGDAGLVEALAALVNEVYADSETGLWLDGASRTSAAEIAGFVRAGEIAVARDEGRTVGCVRIQRWDDATGEFGLLAADPDHRGSGVGRALVRFAEDRSRDEGRTTMRLELLVPRTWTHPAKAFLAQWYEHIGYRVVRRGTIDEDYPHLAPLLATPCDFLVWHKPL from the coding sequence ATGGGTGAGCTGAGCGTCGAGCTGCTCGGGCCGGCCGCGGCTGGCGACGCCGGGCTGGTCGAGGCGCTCGCCGCGCTGGTCAACGAGGTCTACGCCGACTCCGAGACCGGGCTGTGGCTCGACGGCGCCAGCCGGACGTCCGCGGCCGAGATCGCGGGGTTCGTGCGGGCCGGCGAGATCGCCGTCGCCCGCGACGAGGGCCGCACCGTCGGGTGCGTCCGGATCCAGCGCTGGGACGACGCCACGGGCGAGTTCGGCCTGCTCGCCGCCGATCCGGACCACCGCGGCAGCGGCGTCGGGCGGGCGCTGGTGCGCTTCGCCGAGGACCGCAGCCGCGACGAAGGCCGCACGACGATGCGGCTGGAGCTGCTGGTGCCGCGCACCTGGACGCACCCGGCGAAGGCGTTCCTCGCCCAGTGGTACGAGCACATCGGCTACCGGGTGGTCCGCCGCGGCACCATCGACGAGGACTATCCGCACCTGGCGCCGCTGCTGGCCACGCCGTGCGACTTCCTCGTCTGGCACAAGCCTCTCTAG
- a CDS encoding DNA methyltransferase: MRPWLQQWMDDLVSERYAEADENVHFTENLAETVIAEYSLPGQLVLDPFAGFGTTLVVAERMGRSGLGIELLPERAEMIRRRLDGAGEVIDGDAREVATLVARPVDLCLTSPPYMTLKNHPENPLNAYETLDGDYQTYLGELDRIFGQVAGLLRPWGHLVLNVGNMIDDGVATTLAWDVGAIVGRHLTFRQETFLCWDEQPEWLTGDYCLVFQKTG; encoded by the coding sequence ATGAGGCCCTGGCTGCAACAGTGGATGGACGACCTCGTCAGCGAGCGTTACGCGGAGGCCGACGAGAACGTCCACTTCACCGAGAACCTGGCCGAGACGGTCATCGCCGAGTACTCCCTGCCCGGTCAGCTGGTGCTCGACCCGTTCGCCGGGTTCGGCACCACGCTGGTCGTCGCGGAGCGGATGGGCCGGTCCGGCCTGGGCATCGAGCTGCTGCCGGAGCGGGCGGAGATGATCCGCCGCCGGCTCGACGGCGCCGGCGAGGTCATCGACGGCGACGCCCGCGAGGTCGCGACGCTGGTCGCCCGTCCGGTCGACCTGTGCCTGACGTCGCCGCCGTACATGACGCTGAAGAACCACCCGGAGAACCCGCTCAACGCCTACGAGACCCTCGACGGCGACTACCAGACCTACCTCGGCGAGCTGGACCGCATCTTCGGCCAGGTCGCCGGGCTGCTGCGGCCGTGGGGCCACCTGGTCCTCAACGTCGGCAACATGATCGACGACGGCGTCGCCACCACCCTCGCCTGGGACGTCGGCGCCATCGTCGGCCGGCACCTGACCTTCCGGCAGGAGACGTTCCTGTGCTGGGACGAGCAGCCCGAGTGGCTCACCGGCGACTACTGCCTGGTGTTCCAGAAGACCGGCTAG
- a CDS encoding D-arabinono-1,4-lactone oxidase, producing MSAERTNWAGNLTYGATRVHTPSSVEELQDVVARTTRIRALGSRHSFSDVADTTGELVSVAGLPPRVDVDTAARTVTVAAGLRYGDLAEQLHRQGWALHNLGSLPHLSVAGAVATATHGSGDGNGNLATAVAALHLVRADGELVTLRRGEPDFDGAVVALGALGVVVAVTLDVVPAFDVRQVVYDDLALDTVGERFDDIFAAAYSVSVFTDWAGTTRGWVKHRVGDGDWTPDPAWMGARPADGPRNPVPGMPAVNCTEQLGVPGPWYDRLPHFRLEFTPSSGEELQSEFLVPRAHGVAAFSAVAALAGHIAPVLQICELRTVAADDLWLSPSYGRDVVGIHFTWRKDPEGVAPVLARIERALSPYEPRPHWGKLFTVAPGQVRERYPRLADFRRLRGEYDPDGRFGNAFTARYLG from the coding sequence GTGAGCGCGGAACGGACGAACTGGGCGGGCAACCTCACCTACGGCGCGACCCGCGTCCACACCCCGTCGTCGGTCGAAGAACTGCAGGACGTCGTCGCGCGCACCACGCGCATCCGGGCCCTGGGCAGCCGGCACTCGTTCAGCGACGTCGCCGACACCACCGGTGAGCTGGTGTCCGTCGCCGGGCTGCCGCCACGGGTCGACGTCGACACGGCGGCCCGGACGGTGACGGTCGCGGCCGGGCTGCGCTACGGCGACCTCGCCGAGCAGCTGCACCGTCAGGGCTGGGCGCTGCACAACCTCGGTTCGCTGCCACACCTCTCGGTGGCCGGCGCGGTCGCGACGGCCACGCACGGCTCCGGTGACGGCAACGGCAACCTCGCGACGGCGGTCGCGGCGCTGCACCTGGTGCGGGCCGACGGCGAGCTGGTGACGCTGCGCCGGGGCGAGCCGGACTTCGACGGCGCCGTGGTGGCGCTCGGCGCGCTCGGGGTCGTGGTGGCGGTGACGCTGGACGTCGTGCCCGCGTTCGACGTCCGGCAGGTGGTCTACGACGACCTCGCGCTGGACACCGTCGGCGAGCGGTTCGACGACATCTTCGCCGCCGCGTACAGCGTCAGCGTCTTCACCGACTGGGCCGGGACGACGCGCGGCTGGGTCAAGCACCGCGTCGGCGACGGCGACTGGACGCCGGACCCGGCGTGGATGGGCGCCCGCCCGGCCGACGGCCCGCGCAACCCGGTCCCCGGCATGCCCGCCGTCAACTGCACCGAGCAGCTCGGCGTGCCCGGCCCGTGGTACGACCGGCTGCCGCACTTCCGGCTCGAGTTCACCCCGAGCAGCGGCGAAGAGTTGCAGTCGGAGTTCCTGGTCCCGCGCGCCCACGGCGTCGCGGCGTTCAGCGCCGTCGCGGCGCTGGCCGGGCACATCGCACCGGTGCTGCAGATCTGCGAGCTGCGCACCGTCGCCGCCGACGACCTGTGGCTCAGCCCGTCCTACGGCCGCGACGTCGTGGGCATCCACTTCACCTGGCGCAAGGACCCCGAGGGCGTCGCGCCGGTGCTCGCGCGGATCGAGCGTGCGCTGTCGCCGTACGAGCCGCGGCCGCACTGGGGCAAGCTGTTCACCGTCGCGCCCGGGCAGGTGCGCGAGCGGTATCCGCGGCTGGCCGACTTCCGCCGGCTGCGCGGCGAGTACGACCCCGACGGCCGCTTCGGCAACGCCTTCACCGCCCGTTACCTGGGTTGA
- a CDS encoding beta-propeller domain-containing protein encodes MGLTPFDACEDVLDHLKTEAGERVGPWGLGGLTEAYAADGGAEDTAALAVPEAAGRDDSGGAQSHSTTNVQEAGVDEPDVAKTDGRLLVTTTGGDLRIVDVTDDAPRQVGRLALTDPAAKPAPGRMIAPEIAPEYVDASVFLAGDRVVALVRQSPMIAYDAMTSYYPGPVTSTTAVLLIDISDPAEPVVESRLQVDGDYLDARMVDGTVRLVVSSSPTIEFPMTEEDANLPEDELTERNRAIVEESTIADWLPSYTFTSGGGEPETGQLVSCEQVSRPDEFAGFSLLSVLTFDPDDGLGTDGSVGVLTDGDTVYASQDRLYVATTRWGDRFAPADDAIRTLPGPGDITTGIHAFDITGNVPARYLASGEVEGRILGRYAMSEHEGVLRVATTIDSWTGETDTSESVLYTLEEGDGELVQLGQVGGLGKGEQIYAVRYFGDTGYVVTFRQVDPLYVLDLSDPAAPAVTGELKITGYSAYLHDAGDDRLLGVGQEATEDGMAVGAQISLFDVADAAAPAKLDGHVVPNAWSQTEWDPQAFLFWEDTGQVVVPIETQTGPSALVVRLDGDAVTEQGQITRTESPRDGWASLRRTIVVGDTLYTVWHDGVQANGLADLEPRGWAGFAQP; translated from the coding sequence ATGGGGCTGACGCCGTTCGACGCGTGCGAAGACGTCCTGGACCACCTGAAGACGGAAGCGGGCGAACGGGTCGGCCCGTGGGGGCTGGGCGGCCTGACCGAGGCCTACGCGGCCGACGGCGGCGCCGAGGACACCGCGGCCCTCGCCGTGCCGGAGGCCGCCGGCCGCGACGACAGCGGCGGCGCCCAGTCGCACTCCACCACGAACGTGCAGGAGGCCGGCGTCGACGAACCCGACGTCGCCAAGACCGACGGGCGGCTCCTGGTCACCACGACCGGCGGCGACCTGCGCATCGTCGACGTCACCGACGACGCCCCGCGGCAGGTCGGGCGGCTGGCGCTCACCGATCCGGCCGCGAAACCGGCGCCCGGCCGGATGATCGCCCCGGAGATCGCGCCCGAGTACGTCGACGCCTCGGTGTTCCTGGCCGGTGACCGCGTCGTCGCCCTCGTGCGGCAGAGCCCGATGATCGCCTACGACGCGATGACCAGCTACTACCCCGGCCCGGTGACGTCCACGACCGCGGTCCTGCTGATCGACATCTCCGATCCCGCCGAGCCGGTGGTCGAGTCGCGGCTGCAGGTCGACGGCGACTACCTCGACGCCCGCATGGTCGACGGCACCGTCCGGCTGGTCGTCAGCTCCTCCCCCACCATCGAGTTCCCGATGACGGAGGAGGACGCGAACCTGCCGGAGGACGAGCTGACCGAGCGAAACCGCGCGATCGTCGAGGAGTCCACCATTGCCGACTGGCTGCCGTCGTACACGTTCACCAGCGGCGGCGGCGAGCCGGAGACCGGCCAACTGGTGAGCTGCGAGCAGGTGAGCCGCCCCGACGAGTTCGCCGGATTCTCCCTGCTCAGCGTCCTGACCTTCGACCCGGACGACGGCCTCGGCACCGACGGCTCCGTGGGCGTGCTGACCGACGGCGACACCGTCTACGCCAGCCAGGACCGCCTGTACGTCGCGACGACGCGGTGGGGCGACCGGTTCGCGCCGGCCGACGACGCGATCCGCACCTTGCCCGGGCCCGGCGACATCACCACCGGCATCCACGCGTTCGACATCACCGGCAACGTCCCCGCGCGATACCTGGCCTCCGGTGAGGTCGAGGGGCGCATCCTCGGCCGGTACGCGATGTCCGAGCACGAGGGCGTGCTGCGGGTCGCCACGACCATCGACTCGTGGACCGGAGAGACCGACACCAGCGAGAGCGTGCTCTACACACTCGAGGAGGGCGACGGCGAGCTGGTCCAGCTCGGGCAGGTCGGCGGGCTGGGCAAGGGCGAGCAGATCTACGCCGTCCGGTACTTCGGCGACACCGGGTACGTGGTCACGTTCCGGCAGGTCGACCCGCTCTACGTGCTCGACCTGTCCGACCCGGCGGCACCCGCCGTCACCGGCGAGCTGAAGATCACCGGATACTCCGCCTACCTGCACGACGCCGGCGACGACCGGCTCCTCGGCGTCGGCCAGGAGGCGACGGAGGACGGCATGGCGGTCGGCGCGCAGATCTCGCTGTTCGACGTCGCCGACGCCGCGGCGCCGGCCAAGCTCGACGGCCACGTCGTCCCGAACGCGTGGTCGCAGACCGAGTGGGACCCACAGGCGTTCCTGTTCTGGGAGGACACCGGGCAGGTCGTCGTGCCGATCGAGACGCAGACGGGACCCAGCGCCCTGGTCGTGCGGCTGGACGGCGACGCCGTCACCGAGCAGGGGCAGATCACCCGCACGGAGTCGCCGCGCGACGGCTGGGCATCGCTGCGCCGCACGATCGTCGTCGGCGACACCCTCTACACCGTGTGGCACGACGGCGTGCAGGCCAACGGGCTGGCCGACCTGGAGCCGCGCGGCTGGGCCGGGTTCGCTCAGCCGTAG
- a CDS encoding DUF6624 domain-containing protein translates to MIRTALLALVLLVTGCADDDGEAGPTPTPSLTERELDQELQAELLEMMEQDQAERSPEYTGEWNDQERTDRLAEIVDEHGWPGSDLVGADGASAAWVIAQHSDLDPEFQQRALELMRPATEAGLADLGELAYLEDRVALNTGGEQVYGTQIGCVDGVPEPAPLADPETVDERRAEVGLDPLDEYLATLDEACAAEAEASATPYG, encoded by the coding sequence ATGATCCGGACGGCGCTGCTGGCCCTCGTCCTGCTGGTGACGGGGTGTGCGGACGACGACGGCGAGGCGGGCCCGACGCCCACGCCGTCCCTGACCGAGCGGGAGCTGGACCAGGAGCTGCAGGCCGAGCTGCTGGAGATGATGGAGCAGGATCAGGCCGAGCGCTCGCCCGAGTACACCGGCGAGTGGAACGACCAGGAACGCACCGACCGGCTGGCCGAGATCGTCGACGAGCACGGCTGGCCCGGGTCGGACCTGGTCGGCGCCGACGGCGCCAGCGCGGCCTGGGTGATCGCCCAGCACTCCGACCTCGACCCCGAGTTCCAGCAGCGAGCGCTGGAGCTGATGCGACCGGCCACCGAGGCCGGTCTCGCCGACCTCGGTGAGCTGGCCTACCTGGAGGACCGCGTCGCACTCAACACCGGCGGCGAGCAGGTCTACGGCACGCAGATCGGCTGCGTCGACGGCGTACCGGAACCGGCGCCGCTCGCCGACCCGGAGACGGTCGACGAGCGGCGGGCGGAGGTCGGGCTGGACCCGCTGGACGAGTACCTCGCCACCCTCGACGAGGCCTGCGCGGCCGAGGCCGAGGCGAGCGCCACCCCCTACGGCTGA
- a CDS encoding serine/threonine dehydratase — protein MTTSTNLPGPAAVATAAATIAPYIRHTPLLRAEVDGRPVLLKLEHLQRSGSFKLRGALTALLGGDRPEHVVTASGGNHGLGVATAAGLLGLPATVYVPETVPETKARRIEEAGARLVRHGGTYAAAAAAATEAAAAPGARYLPAYDHPDVVAGQGTVAAEVVAEAPDADAIAVAVGGGGLAAGTALAAGGRVTVAVEPEHCCALHQALAAGEPVDAEVDSVASSALGATRVGELPFAVLTAAPVASVLVTDDELLAARERLWDEFRLLVEPAAAVPFAAWLAGRVPGELPCIVLCGANTDR, from the coding sequence GTGACGACGTCGACGAACCTGCCCGGGCCGGCCGCGGTGGCCACCGCCGCGGCGACCATCGCCCCGTACATCCGCCACACGCCGCTGCTGCGCGCCGAGGTCGACGGCCGGCCGGTGCTGCTGAAACTCGAGCACCTGCAGCGCAGCGGCTCGTTCAAGCTGCGCGGCGCGCTGACGGCGCTGCTCGGCGGCGACCGGCCGGAGCACGTCGTCACGGCGTCGGGCGGCAACCACGGGCTCGGCGTCGCGACGGCGGCCGGGCTGCTCGGGCTTCCCGCGACGGTGTACGTGCCAGAGACGGTGCCCGAGACGAAGGCGCGCCGCATCGAGGAGGCCGGCGCCCGGCTCGTCCGGCACGGCGGCACCTACGCCGCGGCGGCCGCGGCGGCCACGGAGGCGGCGGCCGCGCCGGGCGCGCGGTACCTCCCCGCCTACGACCACCCCGACGTCGTCGCCGGCCAGGGGACGGTCGCCGCCGAGGTGGTGGCCGAGGCGCCGGACGCCGACGCCATCGCCGTCGCGGTGGGCGGGGGCGGGCTGGCGGCCGGCACGGCGCTGGCCGCGGGCGGCCGCGTCACCGTCGCCGTCGAGCCGGAGCACTGCTGCGCCCTGCACCAGGCGCTGGCCGCGGGCGAGCCGGTCGACGCGGAGGTCGACTCCGTCGCGTCGTCGGCGCTGGGCGCGACCCGGGTGGGCGAGCTGCCCTTCGCCGTCCTCACCGCCGCGCCGGTCGCGTCCGTGCTGGTCACCGACGACGAACTGCTGGCCGCCCGGGAACGGCTGTGGGACGAGTTCCGGCTGCTGGTCGAGCCGGCCGCCGCGGTGCCGTTCGCCGCCTGGCTGGCCGGTCGCGTCCCGGGTGAGCTGCCGTGCATCGTACTCTGCGGCGCGAACACCGACCGCTGA
- a CDS encoding FadR/GntR family transcriptional regulator encodes MAQVRRSPLADQAAELLLERIRSGEWALGAKLPGETTLAPQLGVGRSTVREAIRQLAGRGVLASRQGAGVFVTALDVPEDWDVVLRRADIVSVIEARIAVETEAAALAAERRTPTDLRTIRRAFDHRDQQRGETVELVDADTAFHRAIVVAAHNPILTELFDGFTPRLRQAMIDMLRLRGDHGDDADQDAHADLVEAIAGRDAGGAQARSRAHLQALKAALT; translated from the coding sequence ATGGCACAAGTGAGACGGTCGCCGCTCGCCGACCAGGCCGCCGAGCTGCTGCTCGAGCGCATCAGGTCGGGCGAGTGGGCGCTCGGCGCGAAGCTGCCGGGTGAGACGACGCTCGCGCCGCAGCTCGGCGTCGGCCGGTCCACCGTCCGCGAGGCGATCCGCCAGCTCGCCGGGCGGGGCGTGCTGGCCTCACGGCAGGGCGCCGGGGTGTTCGTCACGGCGCTCGACGTGCCCGAGGACTGGGACGTGGTGCTGCGCCGGGCGGACATCGTGTCGGTCATCGAGGCGCGCATCGCGGTCGAGACCGAGGCCGCGGCGCTGGCCGCCGAACGGCGCACGCCGACGGACCTGCGGACCATCCGCCGTGCCTTCGACCATCGCGACCAGCAGCGCGGCGAGACGGTGGAGCTCGTCGACGCCGACACCGCGTTCCATCGCGCGATCGTCGTCGCCGCGCACAACCCGATTCTCACCGAGCTCTTCGACGGCTTCACGCCGCGGCTGCGCCAGGCCATGATCGACATGCTCCGGCTCCGCGGCGACCACGGCGACGACGCCGATCAGGACGCCCACGCCGACCTGGTGGAGGCCATCGCCGGCCGCGACGCCGGTGGAGCGCAGGCACGCAGCCGCGCTCATCTCCAGGCGCTCAAGGCCGCGCTCACCTGA